Sequence from the Collinsella aerofaciens ATCC 25986 genome:
TCAGGCACATCGCTATCTGGCGGTGGCCGCACCCGTTCGCCGTCCTCGAGAAGATCTCGCGCACGGCCTCCCGGAGCTCTGGCCGGGTCGCTCTCGGCGGGTGCGCTACGGCATAGTGGTAGCTCGACGGCGCGAGCCGCGCGGCCGCGAGCAGGTCGCATAGGCGGTGGTGCCCTGAAAGGGAGGCTACGACCTGGGCTTTCTCCCAGTTTGAGAGCTCTTCTCCGCTTTCAGGGCTATCGATTTTTTTAGATACGCCACCTGGGCCTCGAGTTTGCGCACGCGCTCCTCGAGCTCCCGCTCGCGCGTCCGCCCCCCGGGGCCCTCCGGCCTGCCGCGGCGTCCCGGCTCGAGCGCCTCCGGCCCGCCCTCGCGGTACAGCCTGCACCAGCGGTCGAGCGATGTGGCGGCGGCGATGCCGAAGCGGGCCATCGCCTCCGACCGCGGCATCCCCTCGTCCACGACGGCCCTCGCGACGGCGAGCTTGGTCTCCATGTCGTAGGTCCTGCGGCTCTCGCCCATCCCG
This genomic interval carries:
- a CDS encoding helix-turn-helix domain-containing protein: MPRRKKARYGREMRARAADLFEAGLGFELAAKKLDVPAPAVRKWLYAYRATGRKGLIGMGESRRTYDMETKLAVARAVVDEGMPRSEAMARFGIAAATSLDRWCRLYREGGPEALEPGRRGRPEGPGGRTRERELEERVRKLEAQVAYLKKSIALKAEKSSQTGRKPRS